The following is a genomic window from Episyrphus balteatus chromosome 1, idEpiBalt1.1, whole genome shotgun sequence.
attattttcatacacaatttttttttgtttgtttgaatttaatgattttttttaacttttacatacaaaatatataaaaataaaaacaagaaaataatttacaaataaCATTTCTTCCGTTGGTTGTTTGTTTTAactttcattttgatttttttgtttgtgttttatacaattatatatatattttttattttcttaactaatattttgattttgtgccaataaatatttatttttttgattttttttaagtttattgatttttatatgaaaaaaaggaaGGCAAAAATGGCACACACACTACTAAGCatacaaaaagtattaaattataaaatatatacaattatttttttttaagaaaataaaaacactgtTTTAAATTTCGTAATTCTAAGAAAAGTGGAGATCCTTCTTTGTGACATTACAAATTTTTGGAGAGTTGTCATAAAATTCTCATAATGACATTTTGACATCTAAATCACTGGCAAAAAGAgtcaaatttgttaaaaaaaattaagaactgtCAAAATAAATCACTTAAAAATCTCTCCACTCTCCAAAAGAATTATAGATTCgacttaattaacaaaaaacaaaaagaataatttgATTGTCGTCGTGTCGAGGATTTTCTGGcagttcaaattttattttttaaataaaatagaaagcCTCccctaatttatttattttttattttaaactatattttatataatttatattcTCTGGGCTCTCAGTTttcttataaatataaaatgatataaggcgattttttttcttcatttttttttttttgtttttaacttaaaattacatttatcaCAGTTTACCTTACATAACTAAGAAATTGGAGACTTACTacatcagtttttttgttttatttaaattaattgttagtgttaaattaaaagaaaaataaaaaaaaactaagaaattgTGCGTGATTCGAGTTTGAAAagtgacatttttgttttgttttttaaaacttaggCATAAGTGTACTTAAGTCAAAATCTATTGTTTTTAATGTACAAATGACAGATATATAAAGGCACTTtcgatataaaattaaaaaaattaaaaaaaaacttatataaatCTATAACGATccctaaattaaaaatattttaatattttatatataaatagagcctaacgattttttttttctaaaaactaaaaatgtacaAGAagcctttgtttttttttttgtttgtttgttttgtttgacaacTACACAACACGTGTGGCAAGtatgtttgttttgtttcttcttaatttttttaaggaagttATGCGGCTTTTTTCCCGTCTAGATGGAGCTATCACACTCTAGTTTCACTACGATGCAATGGTTGTAGCTCCCTCTGTGTGTCATTATAGTATTCATGATCGGAACTAGTTTGTTCACCTTCAATGATGCCACCATTACTGGTGCCATTTGGCATTATGACCACTGGGATACCAATAGTTTGTGTTGGTATCGGCGCATCGCTACTACTTAGCGTTTGACCATTCATCAAATACTCCGGATTGTCTACACTCGCTGGGACACCAATTAAATCCATATAACCACCGGGACCAGTGCCAAGAGGATTCGCACTGGAAGACTGACAAGTTGGCATGAGATAGTCATCTTCATCCACAGGCAAGTCGAGACGTAAATTCCCAACGCCGACTTCTCGGGCGTTCGAATCTGTCTCGTCATCCCCACCAGATGAAGACTTATTCATAGGATCCTTGCAATACCGATTGAGCTTAGTAGGCAGCTCATCAGACGCTTCATTGCTAGGTCCCGGTCTGGCAGCTTTCGGTTGAAGATAATCTTCGGCTTCGACAATCGGCTCAGGGCCTTCAAATGTCGGCGCCAGTTTGCGGATGAGATCCTTCTCATCCTGACTGGTGTATGATGGTAGGCGGGTGAATTTGTCTCCGGCAATGACCAAATACCGACCGGGATCACGTGCAAACTCGGCGAAAACATTCACCAACTGTTTGAACGATGGTCGCATTTCGGCATCAAGATGCCAACAGGAGAGCAGTGTGCAATAGATATCCAACGAGCAGATTTCAGGTTGTTCCAACTTGAGACCCACTTCGATCAAATCGGGGATATCTTTGGCAGGTATATTCTCATGAGGCCTCTGACCGAAAGTCAGCAATTCCCAAATAGTCACTCCGAAGGCCCAAACGTCGGACTTACTTGTAAAGACTCGATGCCTTATACATTCTAAGGCAAGCCATTTAATTGGCATTTTGCCTCCAGCAGCCTTATATTCATTAGAATCCCCTGTTAAAAGTTTCGCAAGACCGAAATCTGTAATCTTGACACAAGATGGAGTCTGAACAAGGACATTCCTAGCTGCCAAGTCTCGATGAACAAGTCTTTTCTCTTCCAGATATGACATTCCCTTGGCAATCTGTGTTGACCAATTCAACAAAGCTTTTGAACCGATTTTATCCTTGTTATTTCGTACATAGTCAAGTAAGCAACCCAATGGCATAAGTTGAGTGATCAACATCATTTGTGACGTCATACAAACAGCTAAAAGCTTTAAAAGATTTGGATGTTCTACCGAAGCCATAATATAAGCTTCTCGTAAAAATTCTTCACTCGATTCAGCTCCGGAAGACTTGAGAAGTTCCTTAATTGCAACTGGAATTTTGACATTCTCACCTTCTGGCACCCAAACACCTTTGAAGACTCGACCAAAAGCACCCATTCCTAAAACTCCACCTTTACGAAGCTCGGCTTCTTTGACAATCCTCAGTTTGGATAGGTTTGCACCGATATTTGTGGGTCTTAAAGGTTCGGAATCTTCACAACCAGATAGAACCATTGTCATTTTGACAGCTTCTTTATTGGCTTTTGTCTTTTGACGGCAAACGTAGGTAATGACACTTAGGGTACACAGAAGCATTATCAAAGTTCCAAAGGCTATCAGGGTTACCACATAGTTATCATGTCCAGCATCAAGCATAGTGATTCTTTGAGGAGGATTCGCTGAGCAATAAGTTCCCACATTAAAAGACTGATAGACGATATGTGAGAAGTCTTCAGGGCATTTCTTTGTACAGTTGAATGAAGTTGAGTTGTCAGTTGGTTCACCATCATTGAAAACCTTAAAGTTGACACAGGCTATACAGTTTTCCGAGCCTGGTCCAATACAGCCTTTACATTCCTGATCACACTGGATACATTCCCGGGAAGCCTCATCTGCGTAGTAATCTGGAGGACACTCATCTTCGCATTGTTCCCCACGTTTGTAACCAGCACATTTGGAACAAACTTGCTCATGGAAGCCATATCCGGTACACAATTCACAACGGGGATGACATTTTCTACAGATTGCTTTGCCAGCTAGGGGCTTTAGGCTACCTTGTTCCTGAGGATTCACATACTCTCTGTAATATCCCGCTGGgcatttttcattctttttgagACATCTATCCACTGTGGCGTCACTATTAATAATTGCCACATCGCAGGTATTACAACCTCCCGGACCGACTGTATTTTTCGGTCCCGTACATCCTTCACAAGTCTCATGGCATTCCCTACAGATTCCAAAATCAGAGTATTTATTATCCGGACAAACAGTAACACATCGATGTTCATCCCGAACATGAACACAGTCATCACAGTGATCGGCTCCAGGTCCGGAGCAGGTTCGACACTCCGGATGGCATTCCTTGCAAGTTTTTGCATCGAATTGATAGGCACTGGAAAGAGAGTAAAATTCGGTTAGAAACCGGTAGAGAAGAAAGGGAAGGTTTTCAAAACTtactttgtaatatttttgcAATCAGCAATGCAAGTTCCATTGAATCCGAAATTCTTGCACTCCAAACATTGATCAGATCCAGCTCCCCAACATCCGGCATCGTTACATTGATCCGAACATATCATTTTGTCTTTTTCTAAAACAAGTGAGAGAGATGGGAGATATTTAAAGACCTGGGGTTTTAAAAAGGTTATAAAACTACTTACCACAATCAGTCTCATTTCGGTTTTTGGCTATCACAACTCCATGGTCTAAGGACTTTAGGATCTTCCCCCAGGCAATTCCATTGACAAAACACATTCTTTCATTTTGCTGGATCACAACAGCCCCTGAGTTTATCCTTTTCAAATTCCTTAGTTCTAAGCTCTCCAATGATGAGACTACAATCGATAGCGAGGCAAAGTAATTCTCCATTAATTGACGTCCATGGATGACTTCGAGGTTCCTAAAGTAGGATAAGTTCTTAAAGTCTGGATGCATGCCTTGAATATCAAGATATCCAGTGATTTCTTTAACGGTGGAAAAGACTTCCAAACGATTTGGGTGCATGGAAAGGTAACGAGGTCCTAGAGAGTAATTTTTATGAATCGACTGATATCCGGTAAAGGATTGCTCAAGAATCCTAATAGACCCTTCGATTACAGTACAGCCTTTGAAGGATTCGATATTCCCAGAGTCAAGAATTTCTTTTCCGGGACAGGTTTTTGGGCAAGGTCCATTACACGGCACACATTCTCCATTCTTAGCCATCTTGGTTGATGGGCATACTCGAACGCAGGCTCCACTGTCTTTCAACAGATGTTCGGGGCAGTCTTTGACACAAGTCGCTCCATAGGCATATTTGCCTTCGGGGTTAGATTCCCAGAGATAGTTGGTAGGGTTGTATTTTTGCATGGGAGGACATTCCTCCTTGCAAATTCCTTCGTCGTAGAAATTCTTGCAAGCTATGCACTCTTTCTGCGTTGGACCTGTACAGCCACCGGCACAGAACAGATGGCAGCACTCTCGAGGTCTTGGACCGAAACATCGTCCTTGAGCACACTGCGGTGAACAGTTGATTTTGGAGAATTTCTGACAGTTCTTTGGTCCTTCGCCCCAGCAACCATCTTGACAAGATTCATGACATCTCGGGCAGTCTCGCTCAGGCAAGGTGAAATTATAAACGTAGTGATAGATATCTTTGGGTCCTGAAATAATCTCTGTCCAATTGATGGTCTTGATGTGACAAAGATTGAAATTGTTATAAAAGCCAACAGATCCTTCGAGAATATCCCTCAGCAGGGGCATTTCCAACGTGTACATTTTCGAGTAAGTTGCGAACAAAGCAAACTCTTCATCTTGAACGTTCAGTTTGAAGAGTGTTCGTCCACGAATAATTTGAAGtctaaaatgagaaaaaattgttagaaaGAGAAGGATGGTATTTTGGGTTATAAAATAACTTACCTTGGAAAAACGACATTCTTCACATCCACGTGACTAATTAAAATATACCCTGTCACTTCTCGGATATTCTCCAAAAAACTCAAATCAAAATTTGGATCTTGCAGCCATGTTAGTTCTAAATTACCATCCACATACGTACAATTGTTATAACGATCTCTTAAATTCCTATAGTGATGTTCTCGGTTCGATGGCACCGATAATCGAGCTTTAGTTCCAATACAAActgtaaataagaaaaaaaagaagaagattggTTAGATTTTAGGCGCCACACATGTCAGACTAATATATCAAATAGAGAATCCTAATTCATATCCCGCAGTAGTAACAGCAGCTTGTATTTGAAGACCCAATATGGTTATGACGCCGCCGCTATATAGCCACTTGACTACCACAGCGTCATCATCAAACTTGGACCAATAAAAGTGATATCTAGTCAATATATATtctgtatatatatttctagaTAGATAGAGTGTGATCATGACCAAAAGAGTTTTTAACTTCGTCATCGATCTCTGAGacccaaaccaaaccaaacaaCCAACCAACAAGTTGTTGAATCACACAATATAAGATGTGTCGtgttgtaaaaataataataatcaatagTAGAACTTGGCCAAATATGGTAAGAACCACCAGAGCCAACCTAACCAGCCACCACCAGTCgtgatatataaaaataaacaccaCTAACTTGGTCTTTATGATTAGGTCTTTGGGCGGTTTAAGGTAGTTGTTGTATATAGAAACAAGTTGAGTTAAAAGtggaattaatattttattatgaaagctattatatttttttttcacttacaaAATgtgtaataatttaataatcTCATATGTACAGAACTTGTTCAATGACTTGTAGGTAATAGATTGAATAAGGAAAAGAAactagattgaaaaaaaaaaaaaaacaaaaatgtaaattaaaaaaaagttcgtgtatcagctcttttgtttgaatttctttttatttctaagAAAACGAAGGAACATTTTGTTGAAGTAACATAAGtgtcaaaatttagttttatacttttttttaagctctTGATTTCGGATTCCAATATTGAAGAACTTTTTGAGTTGGTTTTGGTAccaaatttggaaattgtaaccaaatttagcaaagcaatgcaatttttttgattttttttaaagagaataaaagtttaaaatatgtaCAGAATTTGTGTTTAAAATTGGAAACATATtcgcaaaaatctattttttaatatacctaacattaaatagtaaaaaatggACAACCAAATACTATTGAGATGccctaaattattttttacgtCGAATTGATCAAAATTTTTAGATGAAGATTCAAAAGTTTGGTCTACCAAATATTTTGaagtttcttttaaatttttggaacaaaaatggGTTTGGAACGAAGAgtattgaatgttttttttatttttcgattttatgacatattttggaagaaaaataaaaaaaaatataaagccccaattttttggtaaaaaatttaagaacaaaaatttggatttgtttttctaaaaatttctataaattttaatttcattaagatttctttcttttaaatttggatCGCTAAGTTTCGAACTGTTTCACCGAATTTTCTGTCCAAAATTTAGGGTGATGGATTTAAGCAATTTTCTTAGGAAAAGTATAAACATAGTTCAAAATTTAGTGTAGAAATTATATGTCAAATAGTGGACGAAGGATGTTGAATTTTGGAGCAtagtgtttttaaataaaaatagtattaaaataattttgattgaaCATTTTGGAGTTCTAGAATTTCTGGaatatatgttttttaataTGGTTTTACAAttcgtagaaattttttttttaaatcggtcCAGAAATTgatgttcaaaattttgtatttactgtatcaaaaaattttagaggAATTTGGAACATAATAACGATTTCTATATAAACTAAACGTTGGGAATAGTTTGcgataaaaaaacatgaattgcaattttggtacaaaaaatatcgaaagttttacagaaaaattggatgttgaaaattttgtaatcaagATCCTTTAAGAATTTGTATTgtcttcaaattttataaaatgaagaTTTATGttatttagaattttattaaattttagatcatatataaaatatgttcagatttaaaggagatggcacatttttctatggaggtTGGGCCCAGtttgttcactaacgaaattggtatcaaatgaaaggtgacggtaagcacattacgtgggtaaaatatttttaaattcgttagtggggttttggagatatttgagtttgaagtttcggatttcaaaatcaagatttcagctatttttcgaacaattaatcgtagaatgcgtaataatgggtgtacagaaataatattggtatcaaataaaaggtatttctcttgtctataaatctgtatcaaaagtttttttctttgttaaaaaaaataatacatattaggtatttacttctcaaaaggtgatttttttaagcgaggcatttggcacatcgaaatatcaaaatattcagtggtgacatgcacttttttttgtaatttttcgatagcttaatgtgttacctttaattctatatataaaatagttctataaaacatacaaaaaccttataataagcaaaataaaataaaaaaaataaaaaataaaaaaaattaactgtttTTGATGAATTTAGGAGATTTTGCAGTTAAGAAGTTTGGAACAGTGAatttcagaaacaaaaatacttaATAAAAAATCACAAGAATAGTAAACTAaatgttttaaacaatttttgtatcaaaactttttagaaaatgtggTATTTTcagaatttacaaaattttggaacAAATTCTTCATTTGTTGATAATTCAAATTTATAGGTTCATACATTTTCACAtaatgtaatttaaattttagaaaaaaaaagaaaatacatgtTTTAACCTCAAATCTTTTATATTACTTTTTAAAGTGAGTAGGTATCATCGACAAATCAAATCCAATCaccaaagatttttttcaaattcttacaaaaaaaaaaaaataaaaagagtttGTACTCAACTCTTTCGTTCCGATTGCTAAGGTACtaagaaaaaattgtaataaagaTTGACTTTTAATTTACATATTTACGTGACAATAGTAGACACACTTTACCAAGAAACCCTCTCCATCTATCTTTTCTATCTCTGATAGTTccaattaaaccaaaaaaatgggGTGAACTTTCATGATTTcttttaaaccaaaacaaaaccatcaacaacaaaaaccacacaaaaataaaaagaaaaaaaaaattgatcattaaattaaaattgtcaCTTCTTAGACTTGGATGGAGTGATCTGAAAAGTATTTTATTACAAACAAACATTCATCGATTTTCTATTCGCATCtagatattattattttttttttccttagaaCGACGTGAGGCCAAAGAAAATTCCCCAATCAACCAGACCAAACTAACCCAACCTCAACTTCTACTCTATACTTTGCAAGACACAAGACTTTAGCGCGACATTTGGCAAAGAGGCCAGGCATATTGTAATATTGTAAGAAGCAATATACCTTTCTATAAGTTTATATACGCAGATATACTGACTGGTAAGAGGGTATACTCCTGTGGAATTTTTGCAAGGCGACGTTAATCCGTAAATGTGGCTGGCCATTGCTATCGTTGTAGTCGACGGTCGCCACAGCCGCCACACGCTGCTGTTGCTGattttcaaatgaaacaaaaagaaaaaaacagaaaaaaagttctattaCACTTGGACTTTAGACCTTTCGTGTGGCACAGGCATAGTTTTCATATAAATTGAAACCCAAGAGTGAAAGACTGGAAAGATATACATAAGAGATTGGTTAAAAAACCAGTCAAACAATTGCTCACATTGCACTTTATATTTAAGTTAGAGAGAGGATAGTGGCTCTGATGGGATAGGAAAGGTAATAGGCGTCAGAGTGCTGCTCTGCAAGCCCGTTTTCATCGTCATAGTCATGATTATCGTGATGAGGAGTAGAGAAA
Proteins encoded in this region:
- the LOC129921076 gene encoding epidermal growth factor receptor isoform X2, whose translation is MDISIWRLWIFWITLQALVKPGYLSSATSAGYVDDGDMKVCIGTKARLSVPSNREHHYRNLRDRYNNCTYVDGNLELTWLQDPNFDLSFLENIREVTGYILISHVDVKNVVFPRLQIIRGRTLFKLNVQDEEFALFATYSKMYTLEMPLLRDILEGSVGFYNNFNLCHIKTINWTEIISGPKDIYHYVYNFTLPERDCPRCHESCQDGCWGEGPKNCQKFSKINCSPQCAQGRCFGPRPRECCHLFCAGGCTGPTQKECIACKNFYDEGICKEECPPMQKYNPTNYLWESNPEGKYAYGATCVKDCPEHLLKDSGACVRVCPSTKMAKNGECVPCNGPCPKTCPGKEILDSGNIESFKGCTVIEGSIRILEQSFTGYQSIHKNYSLGPRYLSMHPNRLEVFSTVKEITGYLDIQGMHPDFKNLSYFRNLEVIHGRQLMENYFASLSIVVSSLESLELRNLKRINSGAVVIQQNERMCFVNGIAWGKILKSLDHGVVIAKNRNETDCEKDKMICSDQCNDAGCWGAGSDQCLECKNFGFNGTCIADCKNITNAYQFDAKTCKECHPECRTCSGPGADHCDDCVHVRDEHRCVTVCPDNKYSDFGICRECHETCEGCTGPKNTVGPGGCNTCDVAIINSDATVDRCLKKNEKCPAGYYREYVNPQEQGSLKPLAGKAICRKCHPRCELCTGYGFHEQVCSKCAGYKRGEQCEDECPPDYYADEASRECIQCDQECKGCIGPGSENCIACVNFKVFNDGEPTDNSTSFNCTKKCPEDFSHIVYQSFNVGTYCSANPPQRITMLDAGHDNYVVTLIAFGTLIMLLCTLSVITYVCRQKTKANKEAVKMTMVLSGCEDSEPLRPTNIGANLSKLRIVKEAELRKGGVLGMGAFGRVFKGVWVPEGENVKIPVAIKELLKSSGAESSEEFLREAYIMASVEHPNLLKLLAVCMTSQMMLITQLMPLGCLLDYVRNNKDKIGSKALLNWSTQIAKGMSYLEEKRLVHRDLAARNVLVQTPSCVKITDFGLAKLLTGDSNEYKAAGGKMPIKWLALECIRHRVFTSKSDVWAFGVTIWELLTFGQRPHENIPAKDIPDLIEVGLKLEQPEICSLDIYCTLLSCWHLDAEMRPSFKQLVNVFAEFARDPGRYLVIAGDKFTRLPSYTSQDEKDLIRKLAPTFEGPEPIVEAEDYLQPKAARPGPSNEASDELPTKLNRYCKDPMNKSSSGGDDETDSNAREVGVGNLRLDLPVDEDDYLMPTCQSSSANPLGTGPGGYMDLIGVPASVDNPEYLMNGQTLSSSDAPIPTQTIGIPVVIMPNGTSNGGIIEGEQTSSDHEYYNDTQRELQPLHRSETRV
- the LOC129921076 gene encoding epidermal growth factor receptor isoform X1, producing MMKGLLIVGLLLLNIVVESQSARDRYIRNNNNNGDGNERHSGGGGGGRKRQQQHRQQQLQSSKQYQMQRISNNNLSNAHTNSEDNHTEFVKGKICIGTKARLSVPSNREHHYRNLRDRYNNCTYVDGNLELTWLQDPNFDLSFLENIREVTGYILISHVDVKNVVFPRLQIIRGRTLFKLNVQDEEFALFATYSKMYTLEMPLLRDILEGSVGFYNNFNLCHIKTINWTEIISGPKDIYHYVYNFTLPERDCPRCHESCQDGCWGEGPKNCQKFSKINCSPQCAQGRCFGPRPRECCHLFCAGGCTGPTQKECIACKNFYDEGICKEECPPMQKYNPTNYLWESNPEGKYAYGATCVKDCPEHLLKDSGACVRVCPSTKMAKNGECVPCNGPCPKTCPGKEILDSGNIESFKGCTVIEGSIRILEQSFTGYQSIHKNYSLGPRYLSMHPNRLEVFSTVKEITGYLDIQGMHPDFKNLSYFRNLEVIHGRQLMENYFASLSIVVSSLESLELRNLKRINSGAVVIQQNERMCFVNGIAWGKILKSLDHGVVIAKNRNETDCEKDKMICSDQCNDAGCWGAGSDQCLECKNFGFNGTCIADCKNITNAYQFDAKTCKECHPECRTCSGPGADHCDDCVHVRDEHRCVTVCPDNKYSDFGICRECHETCEGCTGPKNTVGPGGCNTCDVAIINSDATVDRCLKKNEKCPAGYYREYVNPQEQGSLKPLAGKAICRKCHPRCELCTGYGFHEQVCSKCAGYKRGEQCEDECPPDYYADEASRECIQCDQECKGCIGPGSENCIACVNFKVFNDGEPTDNSTSFNCTKKCPEDFSHIVYQSFNVGTYCSANPPQRITMLDAGHDNYVVTLIAFGTLIMLLCTLSVITYVCRQKTKANKEAVKMTMVLSGCEDSEPLRPTNIGANLSKLRIVKEAELRKGGVLGMGAFGRVFKGVWVPEGENVKIPVAIKELLKSSGAESSEEFLREAYIMASVEHPNLLKLLAVCMTSQMMLITQLMPLGCLLDYVRNNKDKIGSKALLNWSTQIAKGMSYLEEKRLVHRDLAARNVLVQTPSCVKITDFGLAKLLTGDSNEYKAAGGKMPIKWLALECIRHRVFTSKSDVWAFGVTIWELLTFGQRPHENIPAKDIPDLIEVGLKLEQPEICSLDIYCTLLSCWHLDAEMRPSFKQLVNVFAEFARDPGRYLVIAGDKFTRLPSYTSQDEKDLIRKLAPTFEGPEPIVEAEDYLQPKAARPGPSNEASDELPTKLNRYCKDPMNKSSSGGDDETDSNAREVGVGNLRLDLPVDEDDYLMPTCQSSSANPLGTGPGGYMDLIGVPASVDNPEYLMNGQTLSSSDAPIPTQTIGIPVVIMPNGTSNGGIIEGEQTSSDHEYYNDTQRELQPLHRSETRV